The Chryseobacterium nakagawai genome has a segment encoding these proteins:
- the trhO gene encoding oxygen-dependent tRNA uridine(34) hydroxylase TrhO: MQLYNTLSAEERARLIDEAGKERLTLSFYAYAKIEDPKKFRDDLFIAWNALDALGRIYVAHEGINAQMSVPAEQFEAFRDTLEVYDFMKGIRLNVAVEQDNHSFLKLTIKVRHKIVADGLNDETFDVTNKGVHLKAQEFNNMLDDPNTIVVDFRNHYESEVGHFEGAITPDVENFRESLPIINEQLQDFKEDKNLLMYCTGGIRCEKASAYFKHQGFKNVFQLEGGIIEYTRQIKEDGIESKFIGKNFVFDHRLGERITDDIISQCHQCGKPCDNHTNCANDACHLLFIQCDECKAAMENCCSTECLDTIHLPWEEQLKLRKGLQVGNKVFRKGKSDALKFKNSGDLPKAPLAKAETKNIRQKISVKKVLVGKAEHYFSKSKIGQFLIENKELSVGDRVLVSGPTTGEQELTITQIYANGGPCETAKQGDQITFEIPFRVRLSDKLYKILEPSENV; the protein is encoded by the coding sequence ATGCAACTGTATAACACCTTAAGCGCAGAAGAAAGAGCTAGACTTATTGATGAAGCTGGTAAGGAACGTCTTACTTTATCTTTCTATGCGTACGCTAAAATTGAAGATCCCAAAAAATTTCGTGACGACTTATTCATAGCCTGGAATGCCCTTGATGCTCTTGGCCGTATTTATGTTGCCCATGAAGGAATTAATGCTCAGATGAGTGTTCCTGCGGAACAATTTGAGGCTTTCCGCGATACGTTAGAAGTGTACGACTTCATGAAAGGTATCCGCTTGAATGTAGCGGTAGAACAAGACAATCATTCCTTTTTAAAACTGACCATTAAGGTAAGACATAAAATTGTTGCAGATGGTCTGAATGACGAAACTTTTGATGTAACCAATAAAGGAGTTCATTTAAAAGCTCAGGAATTTAATAATATGCTTGATGATCCTAATACCATCGTGGTTGATTTTAGAAATCACTATGAAAGTGAAGTAGGGCATTTTGAAGGAGCGATTACGCCTGATGTTGAAAACTTCAGAGAAAGTTTGCCTATTATCAATGAGCAACTACAGGATTTTAAAGAAGATAAAAATCTATTGATGTATTGTACCGGAGGGATCCGTTGTGAAAAAGCCAGTGCCTACTTCAAACATCAAGGGTTTAAAAATGTGTTCCAGCTGGAAGGCGGAATCATTGAATATACGCGCCAGATTAAAGAAGATGGAATAGAAAGTAAATTTATTGGTAAAAATTTTGTATTCGATCACCGTTTAGGGGAAAGAATTACAGATGATATTATTTCTCAATGTCACCAATGTGGAAAACCTTGTGACAATCATACCAATTGTGCCAATGATGCCTGTCACCTGTTATTTATCCAGTGTGATGAATGTAAGGCGGCAATGGAAAACTGCTGTTCAACAGAATGTCTGGATACCATCCATTTGCCTTGGGAAGAACAATTGAAATTAAGAAAAGGGTTGCAGGTTGGAAATAAAGTGTTCAGAAAAGGGAAATCTGATGCGCTGAAGTTTAAAAACTCAGGAGATCTGCCTAAAGCGCCTTTAGCAAAGGCGGAAACCAAAAATATCCGCCAGAAAATATCGGTTAAAAAAGTTTTGGTTGGAAAAGCAGAACATTATTTCTCAAAATCAAAAATCGGGCAGTTTTTAATTGAAAACAAAGAACTTTCAGTAGGAGATAGAGTGTTGGTTTCCGGACCTACAACAGGAGAACAGGAACTCACAATTACTCAGATTTATGCTAATGGAGGTCCTTGCGAAACAGCAAAACAGGGAGATCAGATCACTTTTGAAATTCCGTTTAGAGTTCGTTTATCAGACAAACTGTATAAAATTCTTGAACCTTCTGAAAACGTATAA
- a CDS encoding 5-formyltetrahydrofolate cyclo-ligase, producing the protein MLKAELRKQYMQKRKALSRDEAFLLSEKIFQNFITYFKPQSGEKVHIFVPIEKFNEMDTQIFIDYFLAQNIHVYVPKIVEDKLIAIEIFNDIVFETNNWGILEPISNEDSGENDFHYVITPLLYCDPKGNRVGYGKGFYDRLFQSVSPETKKIGVNYFDPDEYIDDVWENDIPLDYLVTATEVLSFLSGLE; encoded by the coding sequence ATGTTGAAAGCTGAGCTTAGAAAACAATATATGCAAAAAAGAAAAGCCTTATCTCGTGATGAGGCTTTCTTGTTATCTGAAAAGATTTTTCAGAATTTCATTACTTACTTTAAACCTCAGTCTGGAGAAAAGGTCCATATTTTTGTTCCGATTGAGAAGTTTAATGAGATGGATACTCAAATCTTCATTGATTATTTTTTAGCGCAAAATATCCATGTCTACGTGCCTAAAATTGTAGAGGATAAACTGATTGCTATTGAAATTTTCAACGATATTGTCTTTGAAACAAATAATTGGGGGATTTTAGAACCAATTTCCAATGAGGATTCCGGAGAGAACGATTTTCACTATGTGATTACTCCGCTTTTATACTGTGATCCGAAAGGAAATAGGGTAGGATATGGAAAAGGTTTCTATGACAGGCTTTTCCAAAGTGTATCTCCTGAAACAAAAAAAATCGGAGTCAATTATTTTGACCCCGATGAATATATCGATGATGTCTGGGAAAATGATATTCCTCTGGACTATTTGGTTACGGCTACCGAGGTACTGTCTTTTTTAAGCGGTTTGGAATAA
- a CDS encoding TrmH family RNA methyltransferase — protein sequence MLIESFQNDKIKNITKLLSDNRFRKKSNVFVVEGQQENERAIQYDFEPVEFFISENIFKGTPPEGKIHYVSDKVYEKIAYRGSSEGIIGIYSSKETPLSSYVPKDDSTIIIVEGVEKPGNLGAILRSCEAFGIDALIVADGKTDFYNPNVIRSSVGCLFGMEVYQAENEETLEFLQKNSFNIYTTLMDETAEDLYKRDFTQRSAVLFGTEHSGLSDFWIGKGKNTLIPMAGSIDSLNLSNAVAITCYESLKQKKG from the coding sequence ATGTTGATAGAAAGTTTTCAAAACGATAAAATAAAAAATATCACTAAACTTCTTAGTGATAACAGATTTCGAAAAAAATCAAATGTTTTTGTAGTAGAAGGACAACAGGAAAATGAAAGAGCGATACAGTACGATTTTGAGCCTGTGGAATTCTTTATAAGTGAAAATATATTCAAAGGAACGCCTCCTGAGGGGAAAATTCATTATGTAAGTGATAAAGTGTATGAAAAAATAGCGTACAGAGGAAGTTCAGAAGGAATCATTGGGATATACAGCTCAAAGGAAACTCCACTTTCCTCTTATGTTCCGAAGGATGATTCTACTATTATCATCGTTGAAGGAGTAGAAAAGCCGGGTAATTTAGGAGCTATCCTGAGAAGTTGTGAAGCTTTCGGTATTGATGCCCTTATTGTTGCTGATGGAAAAACCGATTTTTATAATCCAAATGTGATCAGATCTAGTGTGGGCTGTCTTTTCGGAATGGAAGTTTATCAGGCTGAAAACGAAGAAACACTAGAATTTCTTCAGAAAAACAGTTTCAATATTTATACAACATTGATGGACGAAACGGCTGAAGATCTTTATAAAAGAGATTTCACACAGCGTTCTGCTGTATTATTCGGGACTGAGCACTCGGGGTTAAGTGATTTCTGGATCGGAAAAGGAAAGAATACATTGATTCCGATGGCTGGCAGTATTGATTCTTTGAATCTGAGCAATGCTGTAGCCATAACTTGCTATGAATCTTTAAAACAAAAGAAAGGATAA
- a CDS encoding CPBP family intramembrane glutamic endopeptidase translates to MSKNIRFILIFILGFTAYYFLDLICFKSIQSYSKDLFHNKAIAHVIAYTITLIPLMITAKILFPEKNIPYVFSLDQSISKGFIFSFMGTLPMLIGYIVHFNMTHTIHYQSLFINTISSAFFEEIIFRAFLIGILFRFTKLGFLSSILLGSLLFAQVHLYQSQETVELMEIFAITFLGSVFFSWVYFEHTFNLWVAIFLHFFMNLYWELFNVSENVSGNIYGNLYKIISIVLVVVLTIVHKRRSRQPFQVTWKNLFIKSKEVQS, encoded by the coding sequence ATGAGTAAAAACATCCGCTTTATTTTAATCTTTATTCTGGGCTTCACAGCCTACTATTTTTTGGATCTTATTTGTTTTAAATCGATTCAGTCTTATTCGAAAGATCTGTTTCATAATAAGGCTATAGCCCATGTTATTGCTTATACAATTACATTAATTCCATTAATGATCACGGCAAAGATTTTATTTCCTGAAAAAAATATTCCCTACGTATTTTCTTTGGACCAATCTATTAGCAAGGGTTTTATCTTCTCTTTTATGGGAACACTGCCCATGCTTATAGGATATATTGTTCATTTCAATATGACCCACACCATCCATTACCAGTCTCTATTCATTAACACGATCTCTTCAGCCTTCTTTGAAGAAATTATTTTCAGGGCATTTCTTATTGGAATTTTATTCAGATTTACAAAACTGGGATTTTTATCTTCCATACTCCTGGGATCATTATTGTTTGCCCAGGTACACTTATATCAAAGCCAGGAAACGGTAGAACTGATGGAAATTTTTGCCATTACATTTCTTGGTTCTGTTTTCTTTTCATGGGTTTATTTTGAACATACATTCAATCTTTGGGTGGCCATATTCCTTCATTTTTTCATGAATCTGTATTGGGAACTCTTTAATGTATCAGAAAATGTTTCCGGAAATATATATGGCAACCTTTATAAAATTATTTCTATTGTACTGGTTGTAGTACTTACAATTGTTCACAAAAGAAGAAGCCGCCAACCATTTCAGGTGACATGGAAAAACCTTTTTATAAAATCTAAAGAAGTTCAATCATAA
- a CDS encoding LytR/AlgR family response regulator transcription factor — protein MKFLTSLKSYPYPKSESFTEILLSSIGAGVTVYLFLIIFQPFGTENFHHPYKYLLLFPYTIIFGTAFFISSLCTFSFNHWNIVSELLKIFVVLLLGSVLSYFYNSLFISHVSLSFENYAYMFLYSMAIGIPISAIYILSRYIYLKTIHENTAKNISQHLSHKTEHIPSKLLTISTNNITLTLSEHDLICAQSMENYCTLYFSENGSVKKVLLRISLSGLLKQSETNTIQKCHRSYIVNLDKVESLRGNAQGYKLIIPEIDFEIPVSRSFIPQIIPQLQR, from the coding sequence ATGAAATTCCTAACTTCATTAAAATCATATCCATATCCGAAGTCTGAATCCTTCACAGAAATTCTTCTATCTTCTATAGGAGCCGGGGTCACAGTATATCTTTTTCTGATCATTTTTCAGCCATTTGGAACAGAAAACTTTCATCATCCTTACAAATATCTTCTTCTTTTTCCTTATACTATCATTTTTGGAACTGCATTTTTCATTTCAAGCCTTTGTACCTTCAGCTTCAATCATTGGAATATTGTATCAGAGTTATTAAAAATTTTTGTAGTTCTCTTACTGGGTTCTGTTCTTTCTTATTTTTATAATTCACTATTCATAAGCCATGTATCGCTAAGTTTTGAAAACTATGCTTATATGTTTCTCTATTCCATGGCAATAGGAATACCCATTTCTGCTATTTATATTCTGTCAAGGTATATTTATTTAAAAACGATCCATGAAAACACAGCCAAGAATATTTCACAGCATCTATCCCATAAAACAGAGCATATTCCTAGCAAACTTCTTACTATTTCAACAAATAATATAACGCTAACACTTTCTGAACATGATCTTATTTGTGCACAGTCTATGGAAAATTATTGTACTTTATATTTTTCTGAAAATGGTTCGGTAAAAAAAGTGTTGCTCAGAATAAGTTTATCAGGACTTTTAAAACAAAGTGAAACAAACACAATCCAAAAGTGTCATCGTTCATATATTGTTAATTTAGATAAAGTAGAAAGCCTTAGAGGAAATGCACAGGGATATAAACTTATCATCCCAGAAATAGATTTCGAAATTCCGGTTTCCAGAAGTTTCATTCCACAAATTATCCCACAATTGCAACGATAG
- a CDS encoding helix-turn-helix domain-containing protein translates to MVIYYMFYTIILMLLIMLFAKYFDHHFYEYDKKYLRPTNAATVLANFSLICLFIYYKIKISHLEFKAFGYRIKSKMKEKHIHKAKMLSKEPHYIIELSSKHKSDVTIDHHKLENLFLELDKYMRYNNYFTNPSIKLSGLCSELKTNINYLSRAIDYKGYKNFNQYLNSLRINYVKNLIEKSDLTKVTLMYIYTGAGFTSQATFNRVFKQFEGITPSEYITQLLPTDSKLSSVDS, encoded by the coding sequence ATGGTTATCTATTACATGTTTTACACAATAATATTGATGCTGCTCATTATGCTGTTTGCTAAATACTTTGACCATCATTTTTATGAATACGACAAAAAATATCTCCGTCCCACTAATGCAGCAACGGTGTTGGCTAACTTTTCTCTCATCTGTTTATTTATCTATTACAAAATCAAAATAAGCCATTTAGAATTTAAGGCTTTTGGATACAGGATTAAAAGCAAGATGAAGGAAAAACATATACACAAAGCGAAAATGCTTTCAAAAGAACCCCATTATATTATAGAATTATCCTCTAAGCATAAAAGTGATGTAACAATAGATCATCACAAACTGGAAAATTTATTTTTGGAATTGGATAAGTACATGCGATACAATAATTACTTTACCAATCCTTCTATTAAACTATCCGGATTATGCTCAGAATTAAAAACAAATATAAACTACCTGTCAAGAGCTATTGATTATAAGGGATATAAGAACTTCAATCAATATCTCAATTCATTAAGAATCAATTACGTAAAAAACCTCATTGAAAAATCGGATTTAACCAAGGTTACCCTGATGTACATTTATACAGGCGCCGGTTTTACAAGTCAGGCAACCTTCAACAGAGTATTTAAACAATTCGAGGGCATCACTCCAAGTGAATACATAACTCAGCTTTTGCCTACTGACAGCAAATTATCTTCTGTTGATTCATAA
- a CDS encoding T9SS type A sorting domain-containing protein: MKKFFYVLMINLLCGISLSKAQTVTVSNSGAGQSSVYTFEYTTSVAIGKGTLTPNVFYLLLPTEFPAISPAVTGANNLDPYVSFKVNGVAYPCSTSFGVGGSWNSGVQLSVGGSTTGVAIPAGAKIKIVISGMIKNPTKAGAYTIEWRTAAGSGQSTQDFSSTINVSGGTLATQEVKIKQTELSVYPNPAVDVIQVSGVGKLQKYTVYNAVGSHIAEGNISDNGKINIHHFISGVYFLKLENGKSVQFIRK; encoded by the coding sequence ATGAAGAAATTTTTCTATGTTTTAATGATTAACCTGCTATGTGGGATTTCACTATCCAAAGCACAAACAGTAACTGTGAGTAATAGCGGAGCGGGGCAATCATCTGTTTATACTTTTGAGTATACAACATCTGTGGCTATTGGTAAAGGAACTCTAACGCCTAATGTTTTTTATCTTTTATTGCCTACAGAATTTCCAGCAATTTCTCCTGCTGTAACAGGTGCAAACAACTTAGATCCTTATGTTAGTTTTAAAGTAAATGGAGTAGCTTATCCATGTTCTACTTCATTTGGAGTAGGAGGAAGCTGGAATTCTGGTGTACAGCTATCTGTAGGAGGGTCAACAACCGGTGTTGCTATTCCGGCTGGTGCAAAGATTAAGATTGTAATATCAGGGATGATTAAAAATCCAACAAAGGCTGGAGCGTATACAATAGAATGGAGAACTGCAGCTGGAAGTGGACAGAGTACACAGGATTTCAGTAGCACGATTAATGTTTCAGGAGGTACATTAGCAACACAGGAAGTGAAAATCAAACAAACCGAACTTTCTGTATATCCTAATCCTGCGGTTGATGTTATTCAGGTTTCAGGAGTAGGTAAACTTCAAAAATACACTGTGTATAATGCAGTAGGAAGCCACATTGCTGAAGGAAATATTTCCGATAATGGAAAAATTAATATTCATCATTTTATTTCAGGTGTCTATTTTCTGAAACTTGAAAACGGAAAATCCGTTCAGTTTATCAGGAAATAA
- the rmuC gene encoding DNA recombination protein RmuC codes for MEMTYLIIGCIVGGVLGAIILYFALKSSTVSRSSYDELNFLHIKNKSDLENSNTKIQELNQHLNKEKELNIQQQDLLNDLKNEFARLSAQHSSLNSQFQDQKQLMLKQDFQIENLIAEKQDFFAKNSELSAQNESLQKSLNTQKEEITKIQEESKLQFENLANKILEEKTEKFTTLNQNNLKNILEPFQEKITDLKNRVNEAYEKENKERFSLAEKVKELAELNQQISEDAKKLTRALKGESKTQGNWGEMILESILEKSGLVKGREYFLEHELRDEDNKALFSEFSGKKMRPDAVVKYPDERNVIIDSKVSLTAFTELVDENDQDVYMMKLNQHLGSIKNHIMQLSQKAYDDYGKSLDFVMMFIPSEPAYIAAMQADQNLWNYAYDRRILLLNPSNLITSLKLIADLWKREYQNKNALEIAERGARLYDKFVGFVDNLEKVGRNLDLAKNVYNDAYKQLYTGNDNLVIQTQKLKSLGIKNKKDLPQSLIDNSNLIE; via the coding sequence ATGGAGATGACCTATTTAATTATTGGATGTATTGTGGGCGGAGTCCTGGGAGCCATTATTTTATATTTTGCCTTGAAATCTTCAACGGTTTCAAGAAGCTCTTATGATGAACTCAATTTCTTGCATATTAAAAACAAATCAGATCTTGAAAACTCGAACACAAAGATCCAGGAACTTAACCAGCATCTCAATAAAGAAAAAGAACTCAATATCCAGCAGCAGGATCTTCTAAACGATCTGAAAAATGAATTTGCCAGACTTTCTGCTCAACATTCTTCACTGAACAGCCAATTTCAGGATCAAAAACAACTAATGTTAAAACAGGATTTCCAGATTGAAAATCTTATCGCTGAAAAACAGGATTTCTTTGCTAAAAATTCTGAGCTTTCTGCACAAAATGAAAGTCTTCAGAAATCGCTGAATACTCAAAAAGAAGAGATCACTAAAATACAGGAAGAATCCAAACTGCAATTTGAAAATCTGGCCAATAAGATATTGGAAGAAAAAACAGAGAAATTCACCACTTTAAATCAGAATAATCTAAAAAACATCCTTGAACCCTTCCAGGAAAAGATTACAGATTTAAAAAACAGAGTGAATGAAGCCTATGAAAAGGAAAATAAAGAACGTTTCTCTTTGGCTGAAAAAGTAAAAGAACTTGCCGAACTGAACCAACAAATCTCCGAAGATGCCAAAAAATTAACCAGAGCGCTGAAGGGTGAAAGTAAAACCCAGGGAAATTGGGGTGAGATGATTCTTGAAAGCATCCTTGAAAAGTCCGGATTGGTAAAAGGAAGAGAATATTTTCTGGAACATGAACTTCGTGATGAAGACAATAAAGCTTTATTCTCTGAATTTTCCGGCAAGAAGATGCGACCAGATGCCGTTGTAAAATACCCGGATGAAAGAAACGTCATCATTGATTCTAAAGTTTCTCTAACTGCATTTACGGAATTAGTGGACGAAAACGATCAGGATGTCTATATGATGAAACTTAATCAACATTTGGGTTCCATCAAAAATCATATTATGCAGCTTAGTCAGAAAGCGTATGATGATTACGGAAAATCTTTGGATTTTGTCATGATGTTTATACCTAGTGAACCGGCATATATTGCAGCTATGCAAGCAGACCAAAACCTTTGGAATTACGCCTATGATAGAAGAATCTTGCTATTAAATCCAAGCAATCTGATTACCTCTTTAAAGCTAATTGCAGATCTTTGGAAACGTGAATATCAAAACAAAAATGCTCTTGAAATTGCTGAAAGAGGAGCCCGGTTATATGATAAATTCGTAGGATTTGTGGATAACCTTGAAAAAGTAGGACGAAATCTTGATCTTGCCAAAAATGTTTACAATGATGCTTACAAACAGCTTTACACAGGAAACGACAACCTTGTGATCCAGACTCAAAAACTGAAATCATTGGGAATTAAAAATAAAAAGGACCTGCCTCAAAGTCTTATTGACAACAGTAATCTGATAGAATAA
- a CDS encoding response regulator transcription factor encodes MNILLVEDDQRISSFLLKGLSEAGYTMTLADSGEKAREILHTYDFDIILMDIMLPGLDGMQLTQIIRFKGNYTPILVLSALNSPDDKIKMLDLGADDYLSKPFHFEELISRIKALTRRNKLSYQKEDQYLSCGNIRIDTDLHKVTQNDTEIEFSPTEYKLFTFLMENKNKVLSRTQILHNVWGIDFDSTTNVVDVYISYVRNKIDESGQKIIHTVKGTGYLIKD; translated from the coding sequence ATGAATATCTTATTGGTAGAGGACGATCAGAGAATTAGCAGCTTCCTGTTGAAAGGACTTTCTGAAGCCGGCTATACGATGACGCTTGCAGATTCTGGTGAAAAGGCCAGGGAAATTCTTCATACCTATGATTTTGATATTATATTAATGGATATTATGCTTCCGGGATTGGATGGAATGCAGCTTACACAGATCATAAGGTTTAAAGGAAATTATACTCCGATTTTAGTGTTAAGTGCATTAAATAGTCCGGATGATAAGATTAAGATGTTAGATCTGGGAGCGGATGATTACTTATCCAAACCATTTCATTTCGAAGAATTGATCTCGAGGATTAAAGCATTAACAAGAAGAAATAAATTAAGTTATCAGAAAGAAGACCAGTATCTGTCTTGTGGTAATATTAGAATTGATACTGATCTTCATAAAGTCACCCAAAATGATACGGAAATCGAATTTTCTCCTACAGAATACAAGCTTTTTACTTTTCTTATGGAGAATAAAAACAAGGTGTTGAGCAGAACTCAGATTTTGCATAACGTCTGGGGAATTGATTTTGACAGTACAACGAATGTGGTAGATGTCTACATTTCCTACGTTCGTAACAAGATTGATGAATCGGGACAGAAAATTATTCATACTGTAAAAGGAACAGGATATTTAATTAAAGATTAG
- a CDS encoding HAMP domain-containing sensor histidine kinase, with the protein MTLRNRFTLISSLSFGIVSIITSAVIFFAYYDSTKIFYFEKLRNTALISAIYYLEKDELPKDRHAQIKQEYKHLIQNNQVAVYNQNNEVTFGQNLNDKNIKASHLQAARNNKGTQFMSDNQFYYGIFYPDNQGDFVVFVKSPNESFQSQIWRLSIIMLSVLIIGLLAIYFLSRYLSKVVYKPISNVVERINQVDYNNISTAITSTNTNDEIEDLIKSYNKLLGRISENVLLQQNFINYVSHEFKTPLAAISGNLEVFAQKDRTPEEYKTVVKESLDNVYEIENILNNLLLMSGMSKLESSHKQVRIDELIWKIYEKLESKAKEKKSNIKIQLQVTKPALLEFPGNETLLYLALYNIVENAIKYSYSHPVEIILSEKSNQLNIEVRDQGKGIPADDLVKITETFYRGKNVDSIKGSGIGLSLSKSIFDHHHITMKIDSIVDVGTDVLLVFPANF; encoded by the coding sequence ATGACGCTCAGGAACAGGTTTACCCTTATTTCCAGCCTTTCGTTCGGCATTGTTTCTATCATCACATCTGCGGTGATATTTTTTGCCTATTATGACAGTACGAAGATCTTTTATTTTGAAAAACTCAGGAATACCGCTCTGATTTCAGCCATTTATTATCTTGAAAAAGACGAATTACCTAAAGACAGGCATGCCCAGATTAAACAGGAATACAAACATCTTATTCAGAATAATCAGGTAGCTGTTTATAATCAGAATAATGAAGTCACGTTTGGGCAAAATTTGAATGATAAAAATATTAAAGCTTCTCACTTACAAGCTGCCAGAAATAATAAGGGAACTCAGTTTATGTCTGATAATCAGTTCTACTATGGGATTTTCTATCCTGATAATCAGGGAGACTTTGTTGTTTTTGTGAAATCTCCCAATGAGTCATTTCAATCACAGATCTGGAGGCTTTCTATCATTATGCTTTCTGTGTTGATTATTGGGCTTTTGGCTATTTATTTTTTAAGCCGTTATCTTTCAAAGGTGGTATATAAGCCTATTTCTAATGTAGTGGAGCGTATTAATCAGGTAGATTATAATAATATTTCTACTGCTATTACTTCTACCAATACCAATGATGAGATTGAAGATCTGATCAAGTCTTATAATAAATTACTGGGAAGAATTTCTGAAAATGTTCTGTTGCAGCAAAACTTTATTAACTATGTTTCTCACGAATTTAAAACTCCTTTAGCAGCAATTTCCGGAAACCTGGAAGTATTTGCTCAAAAAGACCGTACTCCCGAAGAATATAAAACGGTAGTCAAAGAATCTCTGGATAATGTTTATGAGATTGAGAATATTCTCAATAACCTTCTCCTGATGTCCGGAATGTCCAAACTTGAATCTTCTCACAAACAAGTAAGAATAGATGAGCTTATATGGAAGATCTATGAAAAATTGGAATCCAAAGCAAAAGAAAAAAAATCTAATATTAAAATACAGCTGCAGGTTACAAAACCCGCTTTATTAGAATTTCCCGGAAATGAGACCCTCCTCTATTTGGCTTTATATAATATTGTAGAAAATGCCATTAAGTATTCCTACAGCCATCCTGTTGAGATCATCTTATCCGAAAAAAGCAATCAATTGAATATTGAAGTTAGAGATCAAGGAAAGGGGATTCCTGCAGATGATCTTGTAAAGATTACAGAAACATTTTACAGAGGGAAGAATGTGGATTCAATTAAGGGGAGTGGCATTGGGTTATCATTATCAAAAAGTATTTTTGATCACCATCATATTACTATGAAAATTGATTCTATAGTAGATGTGGGTACGGATGTCCTGCTTGTATTTCCAGCTAATTTCTAA
- a CDS encoding TolC family protein gives MKKIFFTLFYIHCFSFFSAQISDTLKISRKEAETIFLTNNLDLIAQKLEISQAEARALQAKYWPNPKLSISEVNLWRTYDIEEQPALIGNWGKNTQISAEIEQVIQTAGKRRKNIELQKIEVEGEKYELQEVLRELKKTLRNSITEIQYNQEQQKIYQGQIASIEKLTRSYNNQLTLGNISKAEYIRLKAQEIEFKKKLVSLKQEIEDQQAELKALLMIPSHSYLVISDSFAMPEKQLSEIELTQWMEKAKENRPDILIAKNKEKHAAKNLEIQNAMKTPDVAVSIGYDRGGNIMKDFIGLGVSVDLPIFDRNKGNIQEARLEIEKSKNETRKNQLKSENEIVSVFRNYILTQQVSEEIDDTYESTLDGLLVSHEKNFRLRNISMLEYMDFLDTYIGNKMIILDTKKELNQYFENLQYVVGQDL, from the coding sequence TTGAAGAAGATTTTTTTTACACTATTTTATATTCATTGTTTCAGTTTCTTTTCAGCACAGATTTCAGATACCCTGAAGATCAGCAGAAAGGAAGCTGAAACCATTTTTCTGACCAATAACCTAGATCTTATTGCTCAGAAATTAGAGATTTCTCAGGCTGAAGCCAGAGCGCTTCAGGCCAAATACTGGCCCAATCCTAAATTAAGTATCAGTGAAGTAAACCTTTGGAGAACCTATGATATTGAAGAACAGCCTGCCCTGATCGGAAACTGGGGAAAGAACACTCAGATTTCTGCTGAAATAGAGCAGGTGATTCAGACCGCAGGGAAAAGGCGGAAAAATATCGAACTGCAAAAAATAGAAGTAGAAGGTGAAAAATATGAATTACAGGAAGTATTGCGGGAGCTCAAAAAGACGCTAAGGAATTCGATTACTGAAATTCAATACAATCAGGAACAGCAGAAGATTTATCAAGGGCAAATTGCTTCTATCGAAAAATTAACAAGATCCTATAACAATCAATTAACCTTGGGGAATATCAGTAAGGCTGAATATATCCGTTTGAAGGCTCAGGAAATTGAATTCAAGAAAAAGCTGGTTTCATTGAAGCAGGAAATAGAAGACCAACAGGCTGAACTAAAGGCTTTGCTGATGATCCCATCTCACTCTTATCTCGTTATTTCAGATTCATTTGCAATGCCGGAAAAACAGCTTTCAGAAATTGAACTGACACAATGGATGGAAAAAGCAAAAGAAAACCGTCCGGATATCCTGATCGCTAAAAATAAGGAGAAGCACGCTGCCAAGAATCTTGAAATACAAAATGCGATGAAAACTCCTGATGTAGCTGTTTCAATAGGCTATGACCGCGGAGGTAACATCATGAAAGATTTTATTGGATTAGGAGTTTCGGTTGACCTTCCCATCTTCGACAGAAATAAAGGAAATATTCAGGAAGCCAGGCTTGAAATCGAGAAAAGTAAAAATGAAACCCGTAAAAATCAGCTAAAATCAGAGAATGAAATTGTCTCTGTTTTCAGAAACTATATCCTTACTCAGCAAGTTTCCGAAGAAATTGATGATACCTACGAATCTACACTGGATGGTTTATTGGTAAGTCATGAAAAAAACTTTAGGCTTAGAAATATCAGTATGCTGGAGTATATGGATTTTCTGGATACCTACATTGGTAATAAAATGATTATTCTGGATACTAAAAAAGAACTTAACCAATACTTTGAAAACCTGCAATACGTTGTAGGACAGGATTTATAA